The Juglans regia cultivar Chandler chromosome 10, Walnut 2.0, whole genome shotgun sequence genome includes the window TATGGCTTCCGACCAAGCGGCCAAGATGTTGACACCTGGCCCAATCACGTCCGGCTTCAAGATCTGTGGAGACACCAGATTGGGCCCTCTCGAACTAAACGCCGCCACGACTGGCGATGGCCGCACGTCCAAAACGGTCCCACTAAACCTCAGCTCAGCCGTCGGATTCCGATCCGACCGCACGTACTCCCGAATCAGATCCCCGGCCTTCCGCCCAACTGCCACCGCTGGTATCAGGTGACTGTCGGCCACCAATTCCTCGCCATTAACCAATGTGTTCGCGAGTATCATCCCAACCCCACCCGCGTCGCGTACCACCTCTCCTTTTTCCACGCGTGCGTTTATCCCTCTGTCACAGACCACTACTTTCCCACGTACAAACTCCGGGTCGAGCGAACCGGGCAAGCACATGTTGTTCGAGTTAGTACTCCCCTTGCTGTAAACCAAACCTACCGGTTTATTTCCCATTCCTTGCCCACTGTAAAGTGACATTCCCATGAACTGGTTTTTGTTCCCGAGTATGGCGTAAGCCGGGAAATCCCGGTCCAAGGTCCCGGCCCCAACCGTCATGATCCAGGGGGCCTCATTCGCCAACGAGGCTCTGTTGGGCCCGCTATTTCCGGCGGAGCAAGAGACAAAAATACCCCTTTCCATAGCCGCGAATGCTCCGATGGCGATGTTGTCGCGGTAATAAGGGACGGACCCACCACCGAGAGAGAGTGATAGCACATCGACGCCGTCCAAAATGGCCCGATCAATTCCTGCCAGAATGTCGGTACCGAAGCATCCAATGCTCCAGCACACCTTATATATGGCGACGCGCGCATGGGTGGCCATCCCACGCGCCTTCCCGCTGGCATAGCCGAGGAGGCTGGCATTGGTGACGTGGGATCCAGCTGCTGTACTCGCGGTGTGAGTGCCGTGGCCGTCTCGGTCCCGAGGCGACATCGTCTCCCTGGGTTTGTTCAGGTAGCTACCGCCAGAGGCCATTCGATAGCCCTTTGAGAAGCTGCGAGCCCCGATGAGCTTCTTGTTACAGAGCGAGGGGCTGAAATCCGGTGCGGATTCGCATCCGCCCCGCCACCGGCTCGGGATCTCTGGCATTCCAGAGTCTTCGAAGCTCTTCGACTCGGGCCAGACCCCAGTATCGAGGACCCCAACGACAACGTCATGAGAGGCTTGGTCGAGTTCCTGAGTATTATGACCAGCCCAGAGGCCGGATTCCGAGTCTAGGCCAAGGAACTCGGGGGTGCGGGTAGTGTGGAGAGTGTAAAGCGTATCTTCATAGACACCTAGGACCGAATCGAATCTGCGGAGTAAATCGGC containing:
- the LOC108986024 gene encoding subtilisin-like protease SBT1.8; translated protein: MGSMAMLLLVPLLALQLPCFSVASKQTYIVHTKHHDKPSAFATHHDWYSAHLQSLSSSTTSESLLYTYTTAYHGFAASLDPDQADLLRRFDSVLGVYEDTLYTLHTTRTPEFLGLDSESGLWAGHNTQELDQASHDVVVGVLDTGVWPESKSFEDSGMPEIPSRWRGGCESAPDFSPSLCNKKLIGARSFSKGYRMASGGSYLNKPRETMSPRDRDGHGTHTASTAAGSHVTNASLLGYASGKARGMATHARVAIYKVCWSIGCFGTDILAGIDRAILDGVDVLSLSLGGGSVPYYRDNIAIGAFAAMERGIFVSCSAGNSGPNRASLANEAPWIMTVGAGTLDRDFPAYAILGNKNQFMGMSLYSGQGMGNKPVGLVYSKGSTNSNNMCLPGSLDPEFVRGKVVVCDRGINARVEKGEVVRDAGGVGMILANTLVNGEELVADSHLIPAVAVGRKAGDLIREYVRSDRNPTAELRFSGTVLDVRPSPVVAAFSSRGPNLVSPQILKPDVIGPGVNILAAWSEAIGPTGLEKDTRKTQFNILSGTSMSCPHISGLAALLKAAHPEWSPSAIKSALMTTAYTKDNTNSPLRDAAGGGAFSDPWSHGAGHVDPHKALSPGLVYDLSPDDYVAFLCSLDYSTDHVQTIVKRPNVTCSRKFSDPGQLNYPSFSVVFRDKRVVRYTRELTNVGAAGSVYGVTISAPQMVAVTVTPKRLVFKNEWEKQAYTVTFVARKGMPKVARSEFGTIVWSNEEHQVKSPVAFAWTQLVRS